A section of the Neorhizobium galegae bv. orientalis str. HAMBI 540 genome encodes:
- the thpR gene encoding RNA 2',3'-cyclic phosphodiesterase, translating to MPRLFTALEVPRNVAMSLSLLRGGIPGARWIDVENYHITLRFIGDVDGRTADEIVDRLDRIDRPEFQATLTGIGSFGSKKPHSIWAGVSPSPEIYALQAEIERICQRFGLPPDPRKFTPHVTLARLKNCRLDDVVHYLSGRGNFYTAPFTVPRFVLLSSKESVGGGPYLTEEIFPLQEASYGTAYAGDMEPAKSLL from the coding sequence ATGCCGAGACTTTTCACCGCCCTCGAAGTTCCGCGCAATGTAGCGATGAGCCTGTCGCTCCTGCGCGGCGGGATCCCCGGTGCCCGGTGGATCGACGTGGAGAATTATCACATCACTCTACGCTTTATCGGCGATGTCGATGGCCGCACCGCCGACGAGATCGTCGACCGTCTGGACCGTATCGACCGGCCGGAATTCCAGGCGACGCTGACCGGGATCGGCTCCTTCGGATCGAAGAAGCCGCATTCCATCTGGGCCGGCGTTTCGCCTTCACCGGAAATCTACGCGCTGCAGGCGGAGATCGAGCGGATCTGCCAGCGTTTCGGCCTGCCGCCGGATCCTCGCAAGTTCACGCCGCATGTGACGCTCGCACGGCTCAAGAATTGCCGGCTGGACGATGTGGTCCACTACCTTTCCGGCCGCGGCAACTTCTATACGGCGCCCTTCACGGTGCCGCGTTTCGTGCTGCTGTCATCGAAGGAATCGGTCGGGGGCGGGCCTTATCTGACGGAGGAAATCTTCCCCCTGCAGGAGGCGAGC
- a CDS encoding arylesterase yields MSFKASLLHFIVMSALALAAMPAAAQDKAIQLVGFGDSLMAGYQLAPSESYTAQLEAALKADGQNVVVTNAGVSGDTTAGGLSRIDWSVPDGTDGVILELGANDALRGISPEQSEKNLDAILARLKERKIPVFLIGILAPPNMGGDYAEKFNPIYKRLAEKYAVPLYPFFLDGVATISTLQLSDGMHPNAKGVAVMVEKTTEPVKSFLGAIKDKGK; encoded by the coding sequence GTGAGTTTTAAAGCAAGCCTGCTTCACTTCATCGTCATGTCCGCGCTGGCGCTGGCCGCAATGCCGGCCGCCGCGCAGGATAAGGCGATCCAGCTCGTCGGTTTCGGCGACAGCCTGATGGCGGGTTACCAGCTTGCGCCTTCCGAATCCTATACGGCCCAGCTCGAGGCGGCGCTGAAGGCCGATGGGCAGAATGTCGTGGTCACCAATGCGGGCGTTTCGGGCGATACGACAGCAGGAGGGCTTTCGCGCATCGACTGGTCGGTGCCCGACGGAACTGACGGCGTGATCCTCGAGCTCGGCGCCAACGATGCGCTGCGCGGCATCTCTCCCGAGCAGTCGGAAAAGAACCTCGATGCGATCCTGGCGCGGCTGAAGGAACGGAAAATCCCGGTGTTCCTGATCGGCATCCTGGCACCGCCGAACATGGGCGGGGATTATGCCGAAAAGTTCAACCCGATCTACAAGCGGCTGGCGGAGAAATACGCGGTGCCGCTCTATCCGTTCTTCCTGGATGGGGTCGCGACCATTTCCACGCTCCAGCTCTCGGACGGCATGCATCCGAACGCCAAAGGGGTCGCGGTGATGGTCGAAAAGACCACGGAACCTGTCAAAAGCTTCCTGGGGGCTATTAAGGATAAGGGAAAATAA
- a CDS encoding ABC transporter ATP-binding protein gives MTKTIITLKKADLTLGSAAASVHVLKQIDLEIRAGEAVGIVGPSGSGKSTLLMVLAGLERLDSGEIVINDAPLHALSEDRLADFRGRNIGIVFQSFHLIANMTALENVAVPLELANVKDAFEIARRELAAVGLGERLSHYPGQLSGGEQQRVAIARALAPSPSVLIADEPTGNLDTETGRQIADLLFSKQAERGMTMLLVTHDNALAARCSRQIRVRSGEIVGDSATAHATVQAVSA, from the coding sequence TTGACTAAAACCATCATCACGCTGAAGAAAGCCGATCTGACCCTCGGCAGCGCGGCGGCCTCGGTGCATGTGCTGAAGCAGATCGACCTCGAAATCCGTGCAGGCGAAGCCGTCGGTATCGTCGGGCCTTCGGGCTCGGGAAAATCGACGCTGCTGATGGTTCTGGCCGGCCTCGAACGCCTCGACAGTGGCGAGATCGTCATCAACGACGCACCCCTTCACGCCCTTTCCGAAGACAGGCTTGCCGATTTCCGCGGTCGCAATATCGGCATCGTTTTCCAGTCCTTCCACCTGATCGCCAACATGACGGCGCTCGAAAACGTCGCCGTGCCGCTCGAACTCGCCAATGTGAAGGACGCCTTCGAAATCGCCCGGCGGGAGCTCGCAGCCGTCGGCCTCGGCGAACGGCTGAGCCACTATCCCGGCCAGCTTTCCGGCGGCGAGCAGCAGCGCGTGGCGATTGCCCGCGCCCTTGCCCCCTCGCCGTCCGTGCTGATCGCCGACGAACCGACCGGCAATCTCGACACCGAGACCGGCCGGCAGATCGCCGACCTGCTCTTTTCGAAACAAGCGGAGCGCGGCATGACCATGCTGCTCGTCACCCATGATAACGCGCTTGCCGCCCGCTGCTCGCGCCAGATCCGCGTCCGCTCCGGCGAGATCGTCGGCGACAGCGCCACCGCCCACGCGACCGTTCAGGCGGTCTCCGCATGA
- a CDS encoding ABC transporter permease: MRSAFPRLSISFRLALREMRGGLAGFYIFLACIALGTGAIAAVNSVSRAITGAIASQGQEILAGDIRFELNNREATDQERAFLTSLGKVSVSTSLRSMARKPDGSEQALVEVKAVDDAYPLYGSFRAEPSAPLPDLLGKQGDTFGALAAPLLLERLGLKDGDQLLLGNAKLTLRSTITAEPDALSDGFGFAPRLIVSREALAASGLITTGSLVEHAYKIQLDDPATRSTLTARANREFPSAGWSVRTSDRAAPSLTENVDRFSQFLTLVGLTALIVGGVGVANAVRAFLDAKRTTIATFKCLGAPASVVTMIYLIQIMLLAVVGILIGLVIGAVSPFVALQFLEGVLPVPKEVTFYPSALALAALFGILITFAFAVLPLGHAREVPATALFREQSFDNTRLPSWPYLLAAGLALAALATLAIFSAEERFIASVFLAAVAGAFVLLRLVAALIAALARRSPRVNSPALRLAIGNIHRPGALTPSVVLSLGLGLALLVTLALIDGNMRRQLTGSIAQQAPNFFFVDIQGSEREGFVNILKQQAPEGTITQVPMLRGRILAFNGQDVTQMNVPPAGRWVLRGDRGITYEEKLPTNSALTAGQWWGADYTGEPLVSFSAEEAGELGLKIGDTVTVNVLGRNITARIANFRKVQWESLSINFVMIFSPNTFRGAPHAWLATLSDPSATAQQEASILRAVTNAYPTITSVRVKDAIDIVDQLVGQLATAIRAAAAVALIASVLVLAGALAAGNRARTHDAVILKTLGGTRGMLMRAFSYEYMILGAATALFALVAGGLSAWFVVSRIMRLQSVFLPDVAVLTLAVSLVLTVGIGLAGTWRILGQKAAPVLREL; encoded by the coding sequence ATGAGGTCGGCCTTTCCGCGCCTTTCGATTTCCTTCCGCCTGGCGCTGCGCGAAATGCGCGGCGGCCTGGCCGGCTTCTACATCTTCCTAGCCTGCATCGCGCTCGGCACCGGGGCGATCGCGGCGGTCAATTCGGTATCGCGGGCGATTACCGGCGCCATCGCATCCCAAGGCCAGGAAATCCTTGCCGGCGACATCCGCTTCGAGCTGAACAACCGCGAGGCCACCGACCAGGAACGCGCGTTTCTAACAAGCCTCGGCAAGGTTTCGGTTTCCACCAGCCTGCGCTCTATGGCACGCAAGCCCGACGGTTCCGAACAGGCGCTGGTCGAGGTCAAGGCGGTGGACGACGCCTATCCCCTCTATGGCAGCTTCCGCGCCGAGCCCTCGGCGCCGCTGCCCGACCTGCTTGGCAAGCAGGGAGACACTTTTGGGGCGCTGGCAGCCCCGCTGCTGCTGGAACGCCTCGGCCTCAAGGACGGCGATCAGCTTCTGCTCGGCAATGCCAAGCTGACATTGCGCAGTACGATCACCGCCGAACCGGACGCACTTTCCGACGGTTTCGGCTTTGCGCCGCGCCTGATCGTCAGCCGCGAAGCGCTTGCAGCTTCGGGCCTGATCACCACCGGCAGCCTCGTCGAACATGCCTACAAGATCCAGCTCGACGATCCGGCGACCCGTTCGACGCTGACCGCCCGCGCCAACCGCGAATTTCCAAGTGCCGGCTGGTCCGTTCGCACCAGCGACCGGGCCGCCCCCTCGCTGACCGAAAATGTCGATCGCTTCTCGCAATTCCTGACACTGGTCGGCCTGACGGCCTTGATCGTCGGCGGCGTCGGCGTCGCCAATGCGGTGCGCGCCTTTCTTGACGCCAAGCGCACCACCATCGCCACGTTCAAGTGCCTCGGCGCACCGGCCTCGGTGGTGACGATGATCTACCTCATCCAGATCATGCTCCTCGCAGTAGTCGGCATCCTGATCGGTCTCGTCATCGGCGCGGTTTCGCCCTTCGTGGCGCTGCAGTTCCTCGAAGGCGTGCTGCCGGTACCGAAGGAAGTGACCTTCTATCCCTCGGCGCTGGCGCTTGCCGCGCTGTTCGGCATCCTGATCACCTTCGCCTTCGCGGTCCTCCCGCTCGGTCATGCCCGCGAGGTTCCGGCAACCGCCCTCTTCCGGGAGCAGAGCTTCGACAATACCCGCCTTCCCTCCTGGCCCTATCTTCTGGCCGCCGGCCTGGCGCTCGCTGCCCTGGCAACGCTGGCCATCTTCTCTGCCGAGGAACGCTTCATCGCCTCTGTTTTCCTTGCCGCAGTCGCCGGCGCTTTCGTGCTGCTGCGCCTCGTGGCAGCACTGATTGCAGCACTGGCGAGGAGAAGCCCGCGGGTAAACTCGCCGGCGCTGCGGCTGGCGATCGGAAATATCCACCGGCCCGGCGCGCTGACGCCTTCAGTCGTTCTGTCGCTCGGCCTCGGCCTTGCCCTGCTCGTGACGCTGGCGCTGATCGACGGCAATATGCGCCGCCAGCTGACCGGCAGCATCGCCCAGCAGGCGCCGAACTTCTTCTTCGTGGACATCCAGGGATCGGAGCGCGAAGGCTTCGTCAACATCCTGAAACAGCAGGCGCCGGAGGGTACGATCACCCAGGTGCCGATGCTGCGCGGCCGGATTCTCGCTTTCAACGGCCAGGACGTCACCCAGATGAACGTGCCGCCAGCCGGCCGCTGGGTGCTGCGCGGCGACCGCGGCATCACCTATGAGGAGAAGCTTCCCACCAACTCGGCGCTCACCGCCGGACAATGGTGGGGTGCCGACTACACCGGCGAACCGCTCGTGTCCTTCTCGGCTGAAGAGGCCGGCGAACTCGGCCTGAAGATCGGCGATACCGTCACCGTCAACGTGCTCGGCCGCAACATCACCGCGCGCATCGCCAATTTTCGCAAGGTTCAGTGGGAATCGCTGTCGATCAATTTCGTGATGATCTTCTCGCCGAACACGTTTCGCGGCGCGCCGCATGCCTGGCTCGCGACGTTGAGCGACCCTTCGGCCACCGCCCAACAGGAAGCCTCGATCCTGCGCGCCGTCACCAACGCCTATCCGACCATCACCAGCGTCCGGGTGAAGGATGCGATCGACATCGTCGACCAGCTCGTCGGCCAGCTCGCGACCGCGATCCGGGCCGCTGCCGCCGTTGCGCTGATCGCCTCGGTGCTGGTGCTTGCCGGTGCGCTCGCCGCCGGCAACCGGGCTCGCACCCATGACGCCGTCATCCTGAAAACGCTCGGCGGCACGCGCGGCATGCTGATGCGCGCCTTCAGCTACGAATATATGATCCTAGGCGCGGCAACCGCGCTCTTCGCACTCGTCGCCGGCGGCCTCTCCGCCTGGTTCGTGGTCAGCCGCATCATGCGGCTTCAATCGGTCTTCCTGCCTGATGTTGCGGTGCTGACGCTCGCCGTTTCGCTGGTACTGACGGTCGGAATAGGCCTTGCCGGCACCTGGCGCATATTAGGGCAGAAAGCCGCACCTGTGCTGCGCGAGCTCTAA
- a CDS encoding Bax inhibitor-1/YccA family protein — protein sequence MADFNNYQTRAAQGRAQSGAMIDEGLRAYMLKVYNLMAVGLAITGIAAYGISALATTTDAAAAVARLPNGILLTSLGAAIYGSPLRWVVMLAPLAVVFFLSFRVHKMSVGAAQSTFWGYAALMGLSLSSIFLVYTAQSIVQTFFITAASFGALSLYGYTTKRSLSGMGSFLIMGLFGLIIASIVNIFLASSALGFAISAIGVLIFAGLTAYDTQKIKEMYFDGDDVAVAGRKAIMGALTLYLDFINLFTFLLQFLGNRNN from the coding sequence ATGGCTGACTTTAACAACTACCAGACCCGGGCGGCGCAGGGTCGCGCCCAGTCCGGCGCGATGATCGATGAAGGCCTGCGCGCCTACATGCTCAAGGTCTACAACCTGATGGCTGTCGGCTTGGCTATCACCGGTATCGCCGCTTATGGTATCTCGGCCCTCGCAACGACGACGGATGCAGCTGCAGCTGTCGCCCGGCTTCCGAACGGCATCCTGCTGACCAGCCTTGGCGCTGCGATCTACGGTTCGCCGCTTCGCTGGGTCGTCATGCTCGCACCGCTCGCCGTGGTGTTCTTCCTGAGCTTCCGCGTTCATAAGATGAGCGTCGGCGCTGCTCAGAGCACCTTCTGGGGCTATGCGGCTCTGATGGGTCTGTCGCTGTCGTCGATCTTCCTGGTCTACACGGCCCAGAGCATCGTTCAGACATTCTTCATCACCGCTGCTTCCTTCGGCGCGCTGTCGCTTTACGGCTACACAACGAAGAGAAGCCTGTCGGGCATGGGCTCGTTCCTGATCATGGGCCTGTTCGGCCTGATCATCGCCTCGATCGTCAACATCTTCCTGGCGTCTTCCGCGCTCGGCTTTGCGATCTCCGCGATTGGTGTTCTGATTTTCGCAGGCCTCACCGCCTACGATACCCAGAAGATCAAGGAAATGTACTTTGACGGCGACGACGTCGCGGTTGCTGGCCGCAAGGCCATCATGGGCGCTCTGACCCTTTACCTCGACTTCATCAACCTCTTCACGTTCCTCCTCCAGTTCCTGGGCAACCGGAACAACTAA
- a CDS encoding GNAT family N-acetyltransferase yields the protein MTFHLRDASPADLPTITEIYRDSVLNGTASYEILPPDQAEMTARFEAIRAKGYPYIAAEQEDGTLLGYAYASAFRTRPAYRWLVEDSIYLAPEARGKGVGKALLKELLVRCEALGFRQMVAVIGGASPASVALHRGLGFELTGTLKGTGFKHGKWQDTVLMQAALGEGNETDPDPSVYPGSLFTE from the coding sequence ATGACATTCCATCTCCGCGACGCCTCCCCCGCCGATCTTCCGACCATCACCGAGATCTATCGCGACAGCGTGCTGAACGGCACCGCAAGTTACGAGATCTTACCCCCGGACCAGGCTGAGATGACGGCTCGCTTCGAGGCGATCCGTGCCAAGGGGTATCCCTATATCGCAGCGGAACAGGAAGACGGCACGCTCCTCGGTTACGCCTACGCATCGGCCTTCCGGACCCGCCCCGCCTATCGCTGGCTGGTCGAGGATTCGATCTATCTGGCGCCGGAAGCGCGCGGCAAGGGCGTCGGCAAGGCGCTGCTCAAGGAATTGCTGGTGCGCTGCGAGGCGCTTGGTTTCCGCCAGATGGTCGCCGTCATCGGCGGCGCGAGCCCGGCGTCCGTGGCACTCCATCGCGGCCTCGGTTTCGAACTGACCGGCACCCTGAAGGGCACCGGCTTCAAACACGGAAAATGGCAGGATACCGTGCTGATGCAGGCAGCCCTCGGCGAAGGCAACGAAACCGATCCGGATCCCAGCGTCTATCCGGGTTCGCTGTTTACCGAGTAG
- a CDS encoding DUF2794 domain-containing protein — MTDQPDLPGGQRSRDTAVVVDLSEYRQNLDPAPVTFHRRELDAILRIYGRMVGEGEWKDYAIDHLKDRAVFSIFKRSGETPLFRIEKNPKLAAKQGAYSVTNTHGLIMKRGHELPQVLKVFDKVLKLID; from the coding sequence ATGACAGATCAGCCGGATTTGCCGGGGGGCCAGAGATCCCGGGACACAGCCGTCGTCGTCGATCTCAGTGAATATCGGCAGAATCTCGATCCTGCGCCGGTCACCTTCCACCGGCGCGAACTCGACGCAATCTTGAGGATTTACGGCCGCATGGTCGGCGAGGGAGAATGGAAGGACTACGCTATCGATCACCTCAAGGATCGGGCGGTGTTCTCCATTTTCAAGCGCTCGGGCGAGACGCCGCTGTTCCGAATCGAAAAGAACCCGAAGCTTGCCGCCAAGCAGGGCGCCTATTCCGTGACGAACACCCACGGGTTGATCATGAAGCGCGGCCATGAGCTGCCGCAGGTGCTCAAGGTGTTCGACAAGGTGCTGAAACTGATCGACTGA
- a CDS encoding DUF1223 domain-containing protein: protein MPFRFRSVLLVAGLFYAGAAFAGEVRAPKGVIELFTSQGCSSCPPADAALGELVAQGDMVVLSYHVDYWNYLGWTDTLSSKENTERQYGYAKSLGRSGVYTPQAVINGRDHVKGTDLTVINDKVKMLGQNGKGLDVPVTAAMRGDEIEIEIGNGKGQADVVVAYFTKRQQVDVTKGENSGKNMEYWHAVYDVQSVGTWNGQSMKLTLPGKLMGKSKKDGCAILLQTSGPGGEPAAILGATVLMVGRKNY from the coding sequence ATGCCCTTTCGTTTTCGCTCCGTACTCCTTGTTGCGGGCCTGTTTTATGCGGGCGCTGCATTTGCGGGAGAGGTGAGAGCGCCGAAGGGCGTGATCGAGCTTTTCACCTCTCAGGGGTGTTCTTCCTGCCCGCCGGCCGACGCAGCGCTGGGCGAGCTGGTGGCGCAGGGCGACATGGTCGTGCTCTCCTACCACGTCGACTACTGGAACTATCTCGGCTGGACCGATACGCTGAGCTCCAAGGAAAATACCGAGCGGCAATATGGTTATGCCAAGTCGCTCGGACGCAGCGGCGTCTATACTCCGCAGGCGGTCATCAACGGCCGCGATCATGTCAAGGGCACGGACCTCACGGTCATCAATGACAAGGTGAAGATGCTCGGCCAGAACGGCAAGGGGCTCGACGTTCCGGTCACCGCTGCGATGCGCGGCGACGAGATCGAGATCGAGATCGGCAACGGCAAGGGACAGGCGGATGTCGTCGTTGCCTACTTCACCAAGCGCCAGCAGGTGGATGTCACCAAGGGTGAAAACAGCGGCAAGAACATGGAATATTGGCACGCCGTCTATGACGTGCAGTCGGTCGGCACCTGGAACGGCCAGAGCATGAAGCTGACCTTGCCGGGCAAGCTGATGGGCAAGTCCAAGAAGGACGGTTGCGCGATCCTGCTGCAGACCTCCGGTCCGGGCGGCGAACCGGCAGCCATTCTCGGCGCGACGGTATTGATGGTGGGTCGCAAAAACTACTGA
- a CDS encoding sulfite exporter TauE/SafE family protein → MTVVILIGMAVTVFLTSLLSGIFGMAGGLILLWVLLFLYPVGTAIAFHGIIQMVSNGSRAWFSRAYIDYRILGILCLGVAVSAAVLFSVNYVPDLVIVLIGVGLMPILVWLPVKRLQLDASKPLHAFICGLFSGALTISVGVAGPTVDIFFIRTQMDRRKIIATKASIQTLSHLTKVAFYWSAASGLPTSDWISILLAAPIAILGAHVGNGILQKMTDQNFRAWTRWVVTGVGAVYFTQGLLKLI, encoded by the coding sequence TGGCCGTCACCGTTTTCCTGACATCGCTGCTTTCGGGAATTTTCGGCATGGCGGGCGGGTTGATCCTGCTCTGGGTGCTACTTTTCCTTTATCCCGTCGGTACCGCGATCGCCTTCCACGGCATCATCCAGATGGTCTCAAACGGATCGCGCGCCTGGTTTTCCCGCGCCTATATCGACTACCGTATCCTCGGCATCCTCTGCCTCGGCGTCGCCGTTTCGGCAGCGGTGCTGTTCTCGGTCAATTATGTGCCGGACCTGGTCATCGTGTTGATCGGGGTGGGGCTGATGCCGATCCTGGTCTGGCTGCCCGTCAAGCGGCTGCAGCTCGATGCGTCGAAGCCGCTGCATGCCTTCATCTGCGGGCTGTTTTCCGGGGCGCTGACGATCAGCGTCGGCGTCGCGGGGCCGACGGTCGATATCTTCTTCATCCGCACCCAGATGGACCGCCGCAAGATCATCGCCACCAAGGCGTCGATCCAGACGCTTTCGCATCTCACGAAGGTTGCCTTCTACTGGAGCGCGGCTTCCGGCCTGCCAACCTCCGACTGGATTTCGATCCTGCTCGCCGCGCCGATCGCCATCCTCGGCGCGCATGTCGGCAACGGCATCCTGCAGAAGATGACCGACCAGAATTTCCGCGCCTGGACGCGCTGGGTCGTCACCGGCGTAGGTGCCGTTTATTTTACTCAGGGCCTGCTCAAACTGATTTGA